The genomic region ACCAGGATAGCAGTAACTTGTAGAGAGGGGAATTTACAAACTGGGTAGCGACCCACACATGTAGTATTATTGTCAACAGCAAGGTGAAGTGGACTGAAGTTATTCTTCCCTCTAGGCTGAAGCTTAAGAAACTTGTAAATAGTCTGTTTCTTAAAATGCTCCTGTTCTGAGCTGCAAGGTACTTTCTCCAACaagcaaattaaatgcaaaatgatgGAAAGGGCTTTGTTCAGCTGTATTGGATCAGGAGGACACTGGGTTTGTTTCATGGCCCTTTCTATTTCAAGAACGCTTTTGCACAGTATACCCATGAGATCATCAAATGTGACAGTAGTGCCTAGCAGGCCTTTTGCCCTATCCTGCAGCATGAAGGAGAAAAGTTCAGCAAATGATAGTAAACTGCTGGCTGTCATAGGGCTCAGTGGATCAAGATTGCTCTGCTGCATGTCCAAAGCATATTTCCATAAGTTGATGCAACGCTTGAAGTTTCCAGAGTCTGCATAGACAGCACCTCTGTATCTAATATAATAGGATGTATCTGGGTGAGAAGGGCCAAGAATACGTTCTCTAATTAATAGTGCTTGCATTCTCATTTCATCAGGGTCTGCAATAAGATTTTCTAGCTCTTCTGAGCTGTTTACCTCTTTAGCATAATCATACGCCATAATTAGTGTTTGTGGCACAGGCTTGCTCAGGATATTAGTCCTATCACTGTATCTCATTTCCATAGCTCGCTTCCAGTATTTCAAAGCACCAAGCAGATCTCTCTTTTTGTCCACAAATGTTGCTCCTAGAAGTTCCAGAGCGTTTATGCGCTCAGCCTTACTGGTCTGTACATGCTGGGTCAGAAAGTCCACGATATTTGTGTGGCCTGTCACACTAGCTGACAGAAGGGGAGTCATTCCATAACCGTCCTTTTCCATTTTAGCACAATACTTGAGAAGCATCTTCATGATCTCCAAACTTCCAGATTCCGCACAGTCATGTAACGCGGTGTTTCctgcaagagaagaaacacaATTACACAAGTCATAATCAAATTATAGTCCAAACTTCGCCACACTAATAGTtaaaaaattagttaaaaaatagtttaaaaaactCAAACATTAGTAGTCAAAAAAATAGCTGTTTTGACATCTATGGACTATGAAAGGCTCAGATGACAAGTCAAAATATTCAAGATCTGATTAAATTACAAGGCTGCCAGGCAGTTATACAAATCAAAATGCTTGATATTATCGCCTGAAAGAGTTAAACAGGTTTTAAGGACCTTTTTTGTCTCATTAttcaaaaaaacagaattaaaatggaATTCTCTACTACGTaaaagcacaggaacaggcaaTTCCATTGTGTCAAAAATCAAGCAAGctgggcagaagaccagcttggctgaacagggaactaaCTCCtcatggagctcaagaggaagaagaaattgtacGATGTCTGGAAGCagggtcaggcttcgcaggaagattacagagctgtggttcgtatatgcagggagaagatacaaaaggccaaagctcaattagagttgaaattGGCCAATGTTGTGTCTgacaacaagaaaggcttttttaagtacgttaatagcaaggagaggtctaaagaaaacattggaccaatacttgttgaagatggtcacctgactaccagggatgaagaaaaagcggaggcattcaatgctttttttgcctcagtctttagtaatactgatagaccttgggctgcctgaTCCCAtgagtcggaggaccacgagTATGGGAACAGTgattttccatttgtggacactgaaattgtaagggaccagctgtatcagctgaatgttcacaactccgtggggcctgatgggattcatcccagggtactgaaggTGCTAGCAGATGTTATGGCAAGACCCTTCTTGATCacctaccaaaggtcttgggagtctggggaggtccttGCTGATTGGAAGCTAGCCAaagttattccaatttacaagtggggcaagagggatgacccaggaaactacagacctgttagtctaacctcagttcctggaaaaattatggagaagatcatactggatactattgaaaggcatttaaagaacaccacagtcatcaggcacagtcaacatgagTTCACAAAGGggaagtcctgtttaactaatttgatacaATTCTaggataaggtcacccgcctagtggatgaagggaaggcggtggatgcagtttttctggattttagtaaggcttttgatactgccccttacagcatccttctggacaagttgtccaactgtgggatgagcaggttcacggcTGAAGGGCAGAGTTCAAAGGGTTGTAGGGAATGGGGCTACAtgtggctggtgaccagtcaccagcggtgttcctcagggctcaattctaggaccaattctgttcaatatatttatcaatgatctggattgCAGGAGTTGAATGCGCCATtggcaagtttgctgatgacactgaACAgagaggtgctgttgactctcttgagtcAACatgggacaagaggccttgcagagagaTCTAggttggagcattgggcaatcatcaatggcatgaaatttaataGAAACAAATGCTGGactctgcacctgggatggattAACACTGGATGCAAGTATAAATCGgaagaggagtggctggagagcagccctgcagaaagggatctgggggtgctggtcgacagcaggctcaatacgagtcagcagtgtgccctggcagccaagagggcaaactgcaccctggggtgcatcaaacccagcatagccagccggtcaaaagaagtgattatcccactgtattcagcattggtgcggcctcccCTGGAGTActtgtgcagttctgggccccacaatttaagaaggatgtgaaggtacttgaatgcgtccagaggggtgacctcattgctctctacagcttcctgaggagggaagtggagagggaggtgctgacctcTTCCCCCTCGTATCCAGTAACAGgacgtgggaatggctcaaagctgcatcaggggaggttcaaacttgacgttaggaagcatttctttaccgagagggtggtcaaacactgcaacaggcttcctagagaggtggtccatg from Aptenodytes patagonicus chromosome Z, bAptPat1.pri.cur, whole genome shotgun sequence harbors:
- the FEM1C gene encoding protein fem-1 homolog C, translated to MDLKTAVFNAARDGKLRLLSKLLASKTREEVALLMSEKTNGATPLLMAARYGHLDMVEYLLDHCSASIEVGGSVNFDGETIEGAPPLWAASAAGHLKVVQCLLDHGASVNNTTLTNSTPLRAACFDGHLEIVKYLVEHKADLEVSNRHGHTCLMISCYKGHKEIAEYLLEKGADVNRKSVKGNTALHDCAESGSLEIMKMLLKYCAKMEKDGYGMTPLLSASVTGHTNIVDFLTQHVQTSKAERINALELLGATFVDKKRDLLGALKYWKRAMEMRYSDRTNILSKPVPQTLIMAYDYAKEVNSSEELENLIADPDEMRMQALLIRERILGPSHPDTSYYIRYRGAVYADSGNFKRCINLWKYALDMQQSNLDPLSPMTASSLLSFAELFSFMLQDRAKGLLGTTVTFDDLMGILCKSVLEIERAMKQTQCPPDPIQLNKALSIILHLICLLEKVPCSSEQEHFKKQTIYKFLKLQPRGKNNFSPLHLAVDNNTTCVGRYPVCKFPSLQVTAILVECGADVNVRDSDNNSPLHIAALNNHPDIMNLLIKSGSHFDATNSHKQTASDLLDEKEIAKNLIQPINHTTLQCLAARVIVNHNIYYAGHIPEKLENFVLLHR